In one Vicinamibacterales bacterium genomic region, the following are encoded:
- a CDS encoding ATP-binding cassette domain-containing protein: MALLEVRHLVREFTRGERFFGAGDPARAVDDVSFTIDRGDTFGLVGESGSGKTTTARCILRLIEPTSGEVVFDGRDVLKLSRAELRAARRDMQIVFQDPYSSLNPRMRAADIVEEPLVIHRLGSRDERRARVTRLFELVGLDRDHLSRYPHEFSGGQRQRIGLARALALGPKLIVADEPVSALDVSVQAQIVNLLMDLRQQLALTCLFIAHDLRLVEHLCARVAVMYRGRIVEMGDTATLFAAPQHPYTQALLSAIPVPDPDTRRTRLVLDPASFDRRAALRQIGPGHFAAV; encoded by the coding sequence ATGGCGCTGCTCGAGGTGCGCCACCTCGTCAGGGAATTCACGCGCGGCGAGCGATTCTTCGGCGCGGGCGATCCGGCACGGGCGGTCGACGACGTGAGCTTCACGATCGATCGAGGGGACACCTTCGGGCTGGTCGGGGAGTCGGGCAGCGGCAAGACGACGACGGCGCGATGCATCCTGCGTCTCATCGAGCCGACGTCGGGGGAGGTCGTCTTCGACGGCCGGGACGTGCTGAAGCTGTCGCGCGCCGAGCTGCGGGCCGCGCGGCGGGACATGCAGATCGTCTTCCAGGACCCCTACTCGTCGCTCAACCCCCGCATGCGGGCCGCCGACATCGTCGAGGAACCGCTCGTCATCCACCGCCTGGGATCGCGCGACGAGCGGCGGGCGCGGGTGACACGATTGTTCGAGCTGGTCGGCCTCGACCGGGATCACCTGTCACGCTATCCGCACGAATTCAGCGGCGGCCAGCGACAGCGGATCGGCCTGGCCAGGGCGCTGGCGCTCGGTCCCAAGCTGATCGTCGCCGACGAGCCCGTGTCGGCGCTCGACGTGTCGGTGCAGGCACAGATCGTCAACCTGCTGATGGACCTGCGTCAGCAGCTCGCGCTGACCTGCCTGTTCATCGCGCACGACCTGCGGCTCGTCGAACACCTCTGCGCGCGCGTGGCGGTGATGTATCGCGGGCGGATCGTCGAGATGGGCGACACCGCGACGCTCTTCGCCGCGCCCCAGCATCCCTACACGCAGGCGCTCCTATCGGCGATCCCGGTGCCGGATCCCGACACGCGGCGGACGCGGTTGGTGCTGGATCCCGCCTCGTTCGATCGCCGTGCCGCGCTCAGGCAGATCGGACCCGGCCACTTCGCGGCGGTGTGA
- a CDS encoding ABC transporter ATP-binding protein codes for MADNRPTADGLSLLQVEHLTTVFDLAEGPAAAVSDVSFHLDAGETLCLVGESGSGKTVTAMSILRLVPPPGRVTAGRIVFRGRDLLTLPEHELRRVRGPGIGLVFQEPAAALNPVFTIGNQIEETLAVHGLARGAEARARAIELLEAVRIPNPTRRVHDYPHQLSGGLRQRAMIALAICCNPPLLIADEPTTALDVTIQAEILDLLRGLRDRLGLALLLITHDLGIVAEMADRVAVMYAGHIVEQSRVRDIFRDARHPYTRGLLASSPEGRPGTRLAAIPGAVPALGRFPRGCPFNPRCAARFEPCDTALPGLTRLRPTPDNGHPTAGPRETRCFLYSPAVDPEIVAEDAR; via the coding sequence ATGGCCGATAACCGGCCCACCGCTGACGGCCTCAGCCTCCTCCAGGTCGAACACCTGACCACGGTGTTCGACCTCGCGGAAGGTCCGGCGGCGGCTGTATCGGACGTGAGCTTCCACCTCGACGCCGGCGAAACGCTGTGCCTCGTCGGCGAGTCCGGCAGCGGCAAGACGGTCACCGCGATGTCGATCCTCAGGCTGGTGCCGCCGCCGGGACGCGTGACGGCCGGCCGGATCGTCTTTCGGGGACGCGACCTGCTGACGCTGCCGGAACACGAGCTGCGTCGGGTGCGGGGGCCCGGCATCGGGCTGGTCTTCCAGGAGCCGGCTGCCGCGCTGAATCCCGTATTCACCATCGGCAACCAGATCGAGGAGACGCTGGCGGTGCACGGCCTCGCACGCGGAGCCGAGGCGCGCGCCAGGGCCATCGAATTGCTCGAGGCCGTCCGCATACCCAATCCCACCCGGCGGGTGCACGACTATCCCCATCAGCTCTCGGGCGGCCTCCGCCAGCGTGCGATGATCGCCCTGGCGATCTGCTGCAATCCTCCGCTGCTCATCGCCGACGAGCCGACGACCGCGCTCGACGTGACGATCCAGGCCGAGATCCTCGACCTGCTGCGCGGGCTGCGCGACCGGCTCGGGCTGGCCCTCCTGCTCATCACCCACGACCTCGGCATCGTCGCCGAGATGGCCGATCGCGTGGCGGTGATGTACGCCGGGCACATCGTCGAGCAGAGCCGCGTGCGCGACATTTTCCGCGACGCCCGGCACCCGTACACGCGAGGGCTGCTGGCCTCGTCTCCGGAAGGTCGGCCGGGCACGCGGCTGGCGGCGATTCCCGGGGCCGTCCCGGCGCTCGGACGGTTTCCCCGTGGCTGCCCGTTCAATCCCCGCTGCGCCGCGCGCTTCGAGCCCTGCGACACGGCGCTGCCGGGTCTGACACGACTGCGTCCGACACCCGATAACGGACATCCGACAGCCGGTCCGCGCGAGACACGCTGCTTCCTCTATTCGCCCGCGGTCGACCCCGAGATCGTGGCCGAGGACGCGCGCTGA
- a CDS encoding methylmalonyl-CoA mutase family protein, which produces MDELPGFFPFTRGIQPTMYRGRVWTMRQYAGFGTAAESNRRYHYLLNNGVSGLSVAFDLPTQMGYDSDHRLAEGEVGRVGVAIDSIADMEALFAGIPLDRVSTSMTINATAVILLALYVVVARRQGVDPAALSGTIQNDILKEYVARGTYIYPPRASLRIVTDIFAFCDRELPNWNTISISGYHIREAGSTAVQEVAFTFANAIAYVQAALDAGLDADRVGQRLSFFFNAHNDFLEEIAKFRAARRLWAHLMRDRFHARTPRAQQLRFHTQTAGSTLAAQQPDNNIVRVAVQALAAVLGGTQSLHCNGRDEALALPTEESARIALRTQQILARESGVANTVDPVGGSTEIEAQTDRIEREARALIERIEALGGTLAAIETGFVQREIQDAAYAAQRRVDAGEQVIVGVNRFESEPRPGTASAAQGEGIETLRIDPEVERRQVERVRQVRASRSDADWRSALDGVTAAARGGDNLVPPIIHAVEAQATVGEIADAMRAVFGEHRESDGR; this is translated from the coding sequence ATGGATGAACTGCCCGGATTCTTTCCATTCACCCGCGGCATCCAGCCCACGATGTACCGCGGGCGCGTCTGGACGATGCGCCAGTACGCCGGGTTCGGGACCGCGGCCGAGTCCAATCGCCGGTATCACTACCTCCTGAACAACGGCGTCAGCGGACTCAGCGTGGCCTTCGACCTGCCGACGCAGATGGGCTACGACTCCGACCACCGCCTTGCGGAGGGAGAGGTCGGCCGGGTCGGAGTGGCCATCGACTCGATCGCCGACATGGAGGCGCTCTTCGCCGGTATTCCGCTCGATCGCGTGTCGACGTCGATGACGATCAACGCCACCGCGGTGATCCTGCTCGCGCTCTACGTCGTGGTGGCGCGACGCCAGGGGGTCGATCCCGCCGCCCTGTCGGGAACCATTCAGAACGACATCCTCAAGGAATACGTCGCGCGCGGCACCTACATCTATCCGCCCCGCGCCTCGCTGCGCATCGTCACCGATATCTTCGCCTTCTGCGACCGCGAGCTGCCGAACTGGAACACGATCTCGATCAGCGGCTACCACATCCGCGAGGCGGGCTCGACGGCGGTGCAGGAGGTCGCGTTCACCTTCGCCAACGCGATCGCCTACGTGCAGGCGGCGCTCGACGCCGGGCTCGACGCCGACCGCGTCGGCCAGCGTCTGTCGTTCTTCTTCAACGCGCACAACGACTTCCTCGAGGAGATCGCCAAGTTCCGGGCGGCGCGGCGGCTCTGGGCACACCTGATGCGCGACCGGTTCCACGCGCGCACGCCGCGCGCTCAGCAGCTGCGGTTCCACACGCAGACGGCGGGCAGCACGCTCGCCGCGCAGCAACCCGACAACAACATCGTCCGCGTCGCGGTTCAGGCGCTCGCGGCGGTGCTTGGCGGCACCCAGTCGCTGCACTGCAACGGCCGCGACGAAGCGCTGGCGCTTCCGACCGAGGAGTCGGCGCGCATCGCCCTGCGCACCCAGCAGATCCTCGCCCGCGAGAGCGGCGTCGCCAATACGGTCGACCCGGTCGGCGGCTCGACGGAGATCGAGGCGCAGACCGACCGCATCGAGCGTGAGGCCCGCGCGCTGATCGAGCGCATCGAGGCGCTGGGCGGCACGCTCGCGGCGATCGAGACCGGCTTCGTGCAGCGCGAGATCCAGGACGCGGCCTACGCGGCGCAACGGCGCGTGGATGCGGGCGAGCAGGTGATCGTTGGCGTGAACCGGTTCGAGAGCGAGCCGCGGCCGGGGACCGCGTCCGCCGCTCAGGGCGAAGGGATCGAGACGCTGCGGATCGACCCCGAGGTGGAACGACGGCAGGTCGAACGGGTCCGTCAGGTGCGGGCGTCACGGTCCGACGCCGACTGGCGATCCGCGCTCGACGGCGTGACGGCGGCCGCGCGCGGCGGCGACAACCTGGTGCCGCCGATCATTCACGCCGTCGAAGCGCAGGCGACCGTCGGCGAGATCGCCGATGCGATGCGCGCGGTCTTTGGCGAACACCGGGAGTCCGATGGCCGATAA
- a CDS encoding PHP-associated domain-containing protein, translating into MSETRARADLHVHTRHSRVSGTLRALRSRDCYSDPFAAYAAAKARGMQIVTFTDHDSIDGCLEFLSRYPDATDFLVGEEVSCRMADTGLQVHLGVYGTSESAHAELQRLRGDVFEAMAFLRASGTFFALNHPFFFFRHQVPLDDYLRLLAMAPAVEVRNGTMLRGHNTLVAELWSRLGGAAPAVTAGSDAHTLRRIGRTWTEAPGTTAAEFLASLRAGAGRAGGDHGWSGTVAADAYGVVARYAASIFGYGPRDHYGWHRLMCAACVVASPPAQFLPAVIAVRGKVEERRVVAAIAATLGREQTGLPSERPGPRPVSPAPRPQS; encoded by the coding sequence ATGAGCGAGACACGTGCGCGCGCCGATCTGCATGTTCATACGCGCCATTCGCGCGTCAGCGGCACGCTGCGGGCGCTGCGCAGCCGTGACTGCTATTCCGATCCGTTCGCGGCCTATGCCGCCGCCAAGGCTCGCGGCATGCAGATTGTCACCTTCACCGACCACGACTCGATCGACGGTTGCCTCGAGTTTCTCTCGCGCTATCCGGACGCGACCGATTTTCTGGTCGGGGAGGAAGTCTCGTGCCGGATGGCCGACACCGGCCTTCAGGTGCACCTCGGCGTCTACGGCACCAGCGAGTCGGCTCACGCCGAGCTTCAGCGGTTGCGCGGCGACGTGTTCGAAGCGATGGCCTTTCTGCGCGCCAGCGGCACGTTCTTCGCGCTGAACCATCCGTTCTTCTTCTTCCGGCACCAGGTTCCGCTCGACGACTATCTGCGGCTGCTGGCGATGGCGCCGGCGGTGGAAGTGCGCAACGGGACGATGCTGCGCGGCCACAACACGCTCGTGGCGGAGCTGTGGAGCAGGCTCGGAGGGGCGGCGCCGGCGGTGACGGCCGGCAGCGACGCTCACACGCTGCGGCGCATCGGCCGGACGTGGACGGAGGCTCCGGGCACGACGGCGGCGGAGTTCCTCGCCAGCCTGCGCGCCGGCGCCGGCCGCGCGGGCGGCGACCACGGCTGGTCGGGCACGGTCGCCGCCGATGCCTACGGGGTGGTCGCGCGCTACGCGGCGAGCATCTTCGGATACGGCCCGCGCGATCACTACGGCTGGCACCGGCTGATGTGCGCGGCGTGCGTCGTCGCGTCGCCGCCGGCGCAGTTCCTTCCCGCGGTGATCGCCGTGAGGGGAAAGGTCGAGGAGCGGCGTGTCGTCGCCGCGATCGCGGCCACGCTCGGCCGCGAGCAGACGGGGCTGCCGTCAGAGCGGCCAGGCCCGCGGCCCGTTTCCCCGGCGCCCCGGCCCCAGTCCTAG
- the eno gene encoding phosphopyruvate hydratase, whose amino-acid sequence MQITGVKGREILDSRGNPTIEVDVTLDGKVTGRAAVPSGASTGVREALELRDGDQRRYLGKGVTKAVAHVNGEIAAAITGTAAAQRATDERMIALDGTPNKGRLGANAILGVSMAVARANAVAAGQPLYAHLASLYEKNPAAPATLLPVPMMNILNGGAHADSSVDIQEFMVMPVGAASFAEGLRMGAEIFHTLRGILKKKGYATGVGDEGGFAPSLKSNREAIDVVLEAVAQAGYTAGGNVYMALDVAASELWVEADRKYEFKKSGEPSRTADEMVTMYEDWVRQYPIVSIEDGLGEGDWDGWKAITTALGGKVQIVGDDLFVTNPEILARGIKESVANSILVKLNQIGSVTETLDAVAMARDAHYTSVISHRSGETEDTTIADLAVATSAGQIKTGSASRTDRVAKYNQLLRIEEQLGAAARYAGKAALKQLA is encoded by the coding sequence ATGCAGATTACCGGCGTGAAGGGCAGGGAGATTCTCGACTCGCGTGGCAATCCGACGATCGAAGTGGATGTCACGCTCGATGGTAAGGTCACCGGGCGCGCGGCGGTGCCGTCGGGCGCGTCCACCGGCGTGCGCGAAGCGCTGGAACTGCGCGACGGCGACCAGCGGCGCTACCTCGGCAAGGGCGTGACCAAGGCGGTCGCGCACGTGAACGGCGAAATCGCCGCCGCGATCACGGGGACGGCGGCAGCCCAGCGCGCGACCGACGAGCGGATGATCGCGCTCGACGGTACCCCCAACAAGGGGCGTCTGGGCGCCAACGCCATCCTCGGCGTCTCGATGGCGGTGGCCCGCGCCAACGCGGTCGCCGCCGGCCAGCCGCTCTACGCGCATCTCGCCTCGCTCTACGAGAAGAATCCCGCGGCGCCGGCGACGCTGCTGCCGGTGCCGATGATGAACATCCTCAACGGCGGGGCCCACGCCGACAGCAGCGTCGACATCCAGGAATTCATGGTCATGCCGGTCGGCGCCGCCTCGTTCGCCGAGGGTCTGCGGATGGGCGCCGAGATCTTCCACACGCTGCGCGGCATCCTCAAGAAGAAGGGCTACGCGACCGGCGTCGGCGACGAAGGCGGCTTCGCGCCCAGCCTGAAGTCGAACCGCGAGGCGATTGACGTCGTGCTCGAGGCGGTCGCGCAGGCGGGCTACACGGCGGGCGGCAACGTCTACATGGCGCTCGACGTGGCCGCCAGCGAGCTCTGGGTCGAAGCGGACCGGAAATACGAATTCAAGAAGTCGGGCGAGCCGTCGCGCACCGCCGACGAGATGGTCACGATGTACGAGGACTGGGTGCGCCAGTACCCGATCGTCTCGATCGAGGACGGCCTCGGCGAGGGCGACTGGGACGGCTGGAAGGCGATCACCACCGCGCTCGGCGGCAAGGTGCAGATCGTCGGCGACGATCTCTTCGTCACCAACCCCGAGATTCTTGCCCGCGGCATCAAGGAGTCGGTCGCCAACTCGATTCTGGTGAAGCTGAATCAAATCGGGTCGGTCACCGAGACGCTCGACGCCGTGGCGATGGCGCGCGACGCGCACTACACCAGCGTCATCTCGCACCGGTCCGGCGAGACCGAAGATACGACGATCGCCGACCTCGCCGTTGCGACGAGCGCCGGCCAGATCAAGACGGGCTCGGCCAGCCGTACCGATCGCGTCGCCAAATACAACCAACTGCTGCGGATCGAAGAACAGCTCGGCGCCGCCGCCCGCTACGCCGGCAAGGCCGCCCTGAAACAGCTCGCGTAA
- the gpmA gene encoding 2,3-diphosphoglycerate-dependent phosphoglycerate mutase, which yields MFKVVLLRHGESLWNQENRFTGWKDVDLSEKGRAEAHEAGRLMKEAGFAFDLAFTSMLRRAIKTLDIALDGMDLLWIPVTKHWRLNERHYGALQGLNKAETAAKHGEDQVKIWRRSYDIPPPPLTPDDDRWSGRDPRYANLTPSEIPASESLKDTVARFLPYWHETIAPAIQGGRRVVIAAHGNSLRALVKYLDQIGEQAIVELNIPTGIPLVYELDDKLKPIRHYYLGDPEAAAKAAAAVAAQSAART from the coding sequence ATGTTCAAGGTCGTCTTGCTCCGCCACGGCGAAAGCCTCTGGAACCAGGAAAACCGCTTCACCGGCTGGAAGGACGTCGACCTGTCGGAGAAGGGCCGCGCGGAAGCGCACGAGGCCGGCCGGCTGATGAAGGAGGCCGGCTTCGCCTTCGACCTCGCGTTCACCTCGATGCTGCGCCGCGCCATCAAAACGCTGGACATCGCGCTCGACGGCATGGACCTGCTGTGGATCCCGGTGACCAAGCACTGGCGGCTGAACGAGCGCCACTACGGCGCGCTGCAGGGCCTGAACAAGGCGGAGACGGCGGCGAAGCACGGCGAGGACCAGGTGAAGATCTGGCGCCGCAGCTACGACATCCCGCCGCCGCCGCTGACGCCGGACGACGACCGCTGGAGCGGACGCGATCCTCGCTATGCGAACCTGACACCATCGGAGATTCCGGCGTCGGAATCGCTCAAGGACACCGTCGCGCGATTCCTGCCCTACTGGCACGAGACGATCGCGCCGGCGATCCAGGGCGGCCGCCGCGTGGTGATCGCCGCGCACGGCAACAGCCTGCGGGCGCTCGTGAAATACCTCGACCAGATCGGCGAACAGGCGATCGTCGAGCTGAACATTCCGACCGGCATCCCGCTCGTCTACGAACTGGACGACAAGCTGAAGCCGATCCGGCACTATTACCTGGGCGATCCGGAAGCGGCCGCGAAAGCGGCGGCGGCGGTCGCGGCACAGAGCGCCGCAAGAACCTAG